TGGAGGGTTTGAAAGCCAACGGGCTAAAAGGTTTTTGCCATCGGGCTACCCACAACCTCTGGGTATTACTCACCGAGGTCAAAGAAGTTGAGCTGCGCCTGTCTGACGGAACGTATCGAGACTGGTATCAGGGGCATCTTGATAACTCGACCTATCGCCCATTGGTCGAGTACGTTCTCAGGTTGTGCGCGGTAAAGATGACTTCCAAACCTGCCAGGAAGATGCAGAGCGACTTTGAGAAGCGATAGGGGTCTGGTTCGCCAGTGTTGCACCAAGTGCAGCACAGACTTACTGGGCCTTGCCCTTGGCCGCCAACAGGGGACTGGAGATGTTTTCCTTGGCTTGGGGAGGCATCTCCAAGGGCAAGGCCGAGTAGGGCACTTCAGAAACCTGCAAACACGAGCAGTCACCTCGGCTGTTTTTCAGCCGGCCTCAGTGCAACGTTCTGCCCAAAACTCCATACAAGGTGCCGTGCTTCCGGCCCAAAGCTGGCTGCTTCCGGTTCGACGCCAAAAACTTTTGGCCGCAGCCCGGGTCAGATGTAGGTTGATGTCAGGCGTCGCACAAACGCCACGTCTCGCGTCGTAACGTTGCAAAGCGTTCTTCCCCACACGCTCAAGACGCATAGCCTTCCCTGTGGAGGATGCTGCATGTCGGCACGTCGCGTTGTTGCCATCTATGGTAAAGGCGGAAGCGGAAAGTCTTTCATCACCTCGAATCTCAGCTACTACCTGGCGAGCAAGTCACACCGGGTGTTGCAGATTGGCTGCGACCCCAAACACGATTCCACCGCGCTGCTGTTTGGCGGCAAGTCGCTCCCAACTCTGCTCGAAGCCTGGGCGCTGCGGCAGGAAGCCAAAGCTGCCAACCCCGTACCGCCCATCAGTGAAGTCGTCTTCAAACGCCATGGCGTCTTCGCTATGGAACTTGGCGGCCCCGAAGTCGGGCGCGGCTGCGGGGGACGGGGCATCACCCTCAGTTTTGATCTGCTGTCCCAGATGGGCTTTGCCGATTGGGAATTCGACTACATCATCTATGACTTCCTGGGCGATGTCGTGTGCGGCGGGTTTGGCACTCCCATTGCCAAGTCCATGGTGCGGGACATCATTCTCGTCGGCGGCAATGACCACCAGGCGCTCTATGTCGTCAACAACCTGTGTGGCGCGGTGCGTTACTTTGCCGAGCAGGGCGGAACGACGCGCGTTCTGGGAATGATCATCAACCGGGATGACGGCTCCGGCTGGGGTGAGCGGTACGCCCAGGAGGCCGGCATTGACATCATCACCCGGATTCCCCTTTCGGATGAAATCCGCAACCGCAGCATGGCCTTTCAACTCATTGCCGATGACCCCCGGCACCGGGGTTACTTCGAGGACCTTGAATGGGCCATTCTGCACGGCACGCCAAAACTGCCCAAAGCCGTGGACTTCGAGGCTTTTTCCGGCGACATCATGCGTACGCGCAACCTCGGCGGACTGGACCCGGCTATGGAAGAAGACCTCATGCCCTCCCAGTTGGAATGCATGGTGCTCTAGGCGGTTCCGCTGCGCCGGCCGCACCATGCACGGTGGCGCGCGGGCTTCCATGACGTTCAAAAAGCAGGGAAATGCGGATGGCGACGCCATGCTTTGGGCTATCCTGTTTTTCGGCGCACTCTGCCTGGGCTTTCTCGTCGTTCTTGGTCTCGTCGCCGTCTCATACCTGTACCGGCTGAGGGATTTCAGCGAGATTGTCGCCCAGGGGGTGCCCACGGAGGCGATGGTGGAACGCAAGTACGGAAGCCATCGCGTCGTCATCACCTACCGGGATGCGGGCGGCTGGATGCACCGGCACAGCCGGAAGCTTCTGCCCAGCGATTTCCATCGCCTGCAGGAAGGCCGCCTGGTCCGTGTCCTGTACCTGCCACATCGCCCGCACGTCTGGGCCTTTGCCGAAGATGTCGAGCAGGCGCGACGACTTCAGAGCCGCCAATAGGCAACAGGGGTGCAGAGCCACAAGGCCACTCACGGCATTCGCCAGCCGGGCTTTGGAGGGCACTGCATTGAAGCCCGTTTGTGTCTTCGGCTAGGCTGCCTCTGCTGCCGTCTTTGCCTGGCAGCGGCACTCCAGAAACACACCCAAAGGTGAGGTATGGCGGCCGAAGACTTTGTTCACCTGCATCTGCACTCCGATTACAGCCTTCTGGACGGCGCCATCCAGCACGAGGCGCTGGCCGAGCAGGCGCAGCGCCTGGGTTTCAAAGCCATTGCCGTCACCGACCA
This window of the Chloracidobacterium sp. N genome carries:
- a CDS encoding chlorophyllide a reductase iron protein subunit X, giving the protein MSARRVVAIYGKGGSGKSFITSNLSYYLASKSHRVLQIGCDPKHDSTALLFGGKSLPTLLEAWALRQEAKAANPVPPISEVVFKRHGVFAMELGGPEVGRGCGGRGITLSFDLLSQMGFADWEFDYIIYDFLGDVVCGGFGTPIAKSMVRDIILVGGNDHQALYVVNNLCGAVRYFAEQGGTTRVLGMIINRDDGSGWGERYAQEAGIDIITRIPLSDEIRNRSMAFQLIADDPRHRGYFEDLEWAILHGTPKLPKAVDFEAFSGDIMRTRNLGGLDPAMEEDLMPSQLECMVL
- a CDS encoding DUF3592 domain-containing protein; this translates as MTFKKQGNADGDAMLWAILFFGALCLGFLVVLGLVAVSYLYRLRDFSEIVAQGVPTEAMVERKYGSHRVVITYRDAGGWMHRHSRKLLPSDFHRLQEGRLVRVLYLPHRPHVWAFAEDVEQARRLQSRQ